The following coding sequences are from one Neurospora crassa OR74A linkage group I, whole genome shotgun sequence window:
- the al-2 gene encoding phytoene synthase: MYDYAFVHLKFTVPAAVLLTAIAYPILNRIHLIQTGFLVVVAFTAALPWDAYLIKHKVWSYPPEAIVGPRLLGIPFEELFFFVIQTYITALVYILFNKPVLHALHLNNQQNPPAWMRVVKVTGQVVLVALSVWGWNAAQVHQETSYLGLILVWACPFLLAIWTLAGRFILSLPWYATVLPMFLPTFYLWAVDEFALHRGTWSIGSGTKLDFCLFGKLDIEEATFFLVTNMLIVGGMAAFDQYLAVIYAFPTLFPKVNRYPTTHMLLQSRLINTSRYDLERIEGLREAVERLRLKSRSFYLANSLFSGRLRIDLILLYSFCRLADDLVDDAKSRREVLSWTAKLNHFLDLHYKDADATEDPKKKAERIDAYIKTAFPPCAYQALHLLPTHILPPKPLYDLIKGFEMDSQFTFHGTSDSTDLQYPIADDKDLENYAIYVAGTVGELCIALIIYHCLPDMSDTQKRELETAACRMGIALQYVNIARDIVVDARIGRVYLPTTWLKKEGLTHKMVLENPEGPEVIERMRRRLLENAFELYGGARPEMQRIPSEARGPMIGAVENYMAIGRVLRERKEGTVFVRMEGRATVPKRRRLSTLLRALYEQ; the protein is encoded by the exons ATGTACGACTATGCTTTTGT TCACTTAAAATTCACGGTACCCGCGGCGGTACTTCTCACCGCTATCGCCTACCCCATTCTCAACAGGATACATCTCATCCAAACAggcttcctcgtcgtcgtcgcctttACCGCCGCTCTGCCATGGGATGCCTACTTGATTAAGCACAAAGTATGGTCTTACCCACCAGAAGCCATTGTTGGGCCGCGTTTGCTTGGAATTCCCTTTGAAGAGCTGTTCTTCTTTGTGATACAGACTTACATCACGGCGCTCGTATACATCCTCTTCAACAAGCCGGTGCTGCACGCGTTGCACCTCAACAATCAACAAAACCCGCCAGCATGGATGAGGGTTGTCAAGGTTACCGGCCAGGTAGTCCTCGTAGCCTTGTCGGTATGGGGATGGAATGCCGCTCAGGTTCATCAGGAAACAAGCTATCTCGGCTTGATCCTTGTTTGGGCTTGTCCGTTCTTACTGGCTATCTGGACCCTCGCTGGGCGCTTCATTCTCAGCCTACCCTGGTACGCGACGGTGCTCCCGATGTTCCTACCCACCTTCTATCTTTGGGCGGTAGACGAGTTTGCCTTGCACAGGGGTACTTGGTCCATCGGATCGGGGACGAAGCTCGATTTTTGTCTGTTTGGCAAGTTGGACATTGAAGAAGCCACGTTCTTCCTGGTGACCAACATGCTCATCGTTGGCGGTATGGCCGCGTTCGATCAATATCTGGCCGTCATTTACGCTTTCCCAACTCTGTTCCCCAAGGTCAACCGGTATCCGACAACTCATATGCTTCTTCAAAGCCGTCTTATCAACACTTCCAGGTACGATCTTGAGCGCATTGAGGGCCTGAGAGAAGCGGTCGAGAGACTGCGCCTGAAGAGCAGGAGTTTTTACCTGGCCAATTCGCTCTTTTCTGGTCGACTCCGCATTGACCTGATCCTGCT GTACTCCTTCTGTCGCCTGGCTGATGATCTAGTCGACGACGCCAAATCTCGCCGTGAGGTCTTGTCCTGGACCGCGAAGCTGAACCACTTCCTTGATCTGCACTACAAGGACGCGGACGCCACCGAGGACCCCAAGAAAAAGGCGGAGCGAATCGACGCCTACATCAAGACAGCGTTCCCTCCCTGTGCCTACCaagccctccacctcctgccCACTCACATTCTTCCTCCCAAGCCTCTTTACGATCTCATCAAGGGTTTCGAGATGGACTCTCAATTCACCTTCCACGGTACTTCCGACTCTACGGATCTCCAATACCCCATCGCCGACGACAAGGACCTTGAGAACTACGCTATCTATGTCGCCGGTACCGTCGGCGAGCTCTGCATCGCCCTCATCATCTACCACTGCCTGCCAGACATGTCGGACACTCAGAAGCGCGAGCTCGAGACCGCCGCGTGCCGGATGGGCATCGCGCTGCAGTACGTCAACATCGCTCGTGACATCGTCGTCGACGCACGTATCGGGCGCGTTTACTTGCCTACCACCTGgctcaagaaggaagggTTGACGCACAAGATGGTCTTGGAGAACCCCGAGGGTCCCGAGGTCATTGAGCGGATGAGAAGACGGCTTTTGGAAAATGCGTTTGAGCTGTATGGGGGCGCGAGGCCTGAGATGCAACGGATACCGAGCGAGGCTAGGGGCCCGATGATTGGTGCCGTTGAAAATTACATGGCGATTGGAAGGGtgttgagggagaggaaggaggggacgGTGTTTGTGAGGATGGAGGGGAGGGCTACGGTCCCGAAGCGAAGGAGGTTGAGCACGCTGTTGAGGGCGTTGTATGAGCAGtag